The following proteins are co-located in the Takifugu flavidus isolate HTHZ2018 chromosome 16, ASM371156v2, whole genome shotgun sequence genome:
- the clic4 gene encoding chloride intracellular channel protein 4 isoform X2 — protein MWTGLLKGCVKWNNRGVCEDSTLSAGSDGESIGNCPFSQRLFMILWLKGVVFNVTTVDLKRKPADLQNLAPGTHPPFITFNGEVKTDVNKIEEFLEDVLCPPKYIKLAARHPESNTAGMDIFAKFSAFIKNPRPDANEALERGLLKTLQKLDDYLRSPLPDEIDHNSMEDIKVSRRNFLDGDEMTLADCNLLPKLHIVKVVAKKYRGFDIPKEMTAVWKYLNNAYRREEFTNTCPSDKEIEIAYEDVAKRLVK, from the exons ATGTGGACCGGGCTTTTAAAGGGCTGTGTTAAATGGAACAATCGTGGAGTGTGTGAGGATTCCACCCTCTCT GCGGGGAGCGATGGAGAAAGCATCGGGAACTGCCCTTTCTCTCAGAGGCTCTTCATGATCCTGTGGCTCAAAGGAGTGGTGTTCAACGTCACCACGGTGGATCTCAAGAG GAAGCCCGCGGACCTCCAGAACCTGGCGCCGGGCACGCACCCTCCGTTCATCACTTTTAACGGCGAGGTCAAGACGGACGTCAACAAGATCGAAGAGTTCCTGGAGGATGTCCTCTGCCCACCCAA GTACATCAAGCTGGCTGCAAGACACCCAGAGTCCAACACGGCTGGGATGGACATCTTTGCCAAGTTTTCAGCCTTCATTAAGAACCCGAGACCAGACGCAAATGAAG CGCTCGAGCGTGGCCTTCTGAAGACGCTGCAGAAACTGGACGATTACCTTCGCTCCCCTCTGCCCGACGAGATCGACCACAACAGCATGGAGGACATCAAAGTCTCGCGCCGTAACTTCTTGGACGGGGACGAAATGACGCTGGCGGACTGCAACCTGCTGCCCAAGCTGCATATAGTCAAG GTGGTGGCCAAGAAGTACAGAGGCTTCGACATCCCCAAAGAGATGACGGCGGTGTGGAAGTACCTGAACAACGCCTACAGGCGGGAAGAGTTCACCAACACCTGCCCCAGCGACAAGGAGATCGAGATCGCCTACGAAGACGTGGCCAAGCGGCTGGTCAAATAA
- the clic4 gene encoding chloride intracellular channel protein 4 isoform X3 has protein sequence MSLSVPQNGVKADNEPLIELFVKAGSDGESIGNCPFSQRLFMILWLKGVVFNVTTVDLKRKPADLQNLAPGTHPPFITFNGEVKTDVNKIEEFLEDVLCPPKYIKLAARHPESNTAGMDIFAKFSAFIKNPRPDANEALERGLLKTLQKLDDYLRSPLPDEIDHNSMEDIKVSRRNFLDGDEMTLADCNLLPKLHIVKVVAKKYRGFDIPKEMTAVWKYLNNAYRREEFTNTCPSDKEIEIAYEDVAKRLVK, from the exons GCGGGGAGCGATGGAGAAAGCATCGGGAACTGCCCTTTCTCTCAGAGGCTCTTCATGATCCTGTGGCTCAAAGGAGTGGTGTTCAACGTCACCACGGTGGATCTCAAGAG GAAGCCCGCGGACCTCCAGAACCTGGCGCCGGGCACGCACCCTCCGTTCATCACTTTTAACGGCGAGGTCAAGACGGACGTCAACAAGATCGAAGAGTTCCTGGAGGATGTCCTCTGCCCACCCAA GTACATCAAGCTGGCTGCAAGACACCCAGAGTCCAACACGGCTGGGATGGACATCTTTGCCAAGTTTTCAGCCTTCATTAAGAACCCGAGACCAGACGCAAATGAAG CGCTCGAGCGTGGCCTTCTGAAGACGCTGCAGAAACTGGACGATTACCTTCGCTCCCCTCTGCCCGACGAGATCGACCACAACAGCATGGAGGACATCAAAGTCTCGCGCCGTAACTTCTTGGACGGGGACGAAATGACGCTGGCGGACTGCAACCTGCTGCCCAAGCTGCATATAGTCAAG GTGGTGGCCAAGAAGTACAGAGGCTTCGACATCCCCAAAGAGATGACGGCGGTGTGGAAGTACCTGAACAACGCCTACAGGCGGGAAGAGTTCACCAACACCTGCCCCAGCGACAAGGAGATCGAGATCGCCTACGAAGACGTGGCCAAGCGGCTGGTCAAATAA
- the clic4 gene encoding chloride intracellular channel protein 4 isoform X1, with protein MSVCCPEPSDLAPLLVRLLHVPSLPFERPPGLVLASGVSWNQEEVRWSVEGRGSAGVSPQEQTVLRMKEPLSGTGRRSSTGFQNILAAALWCLLLLQAGSDGESIGNCPFSQRLFMILWLKGVVFNVTTVDLKRKPADLQNLAPGTHPPFITFNGEVKTDVNKIEEFLEDVLCPPKYIKLAARHPESNTAGMDIFAKFSAFIKNPRPDANEALERGLLKTLQKLDDYLRSPLPDEIDHNSMEDIKVSRRNFLDGDEMTLADCNLLPKLHIVKVVAKKYRGFDIPKEMTAVWKYLNNAYRREEFTNTCPSDKEIEIAYEDVAKRLVK; from the exons ATGTCCGTTTGCTGCCCCGAGCCTTCGGATTTGGCCCCGTTGTTGGTCCGGTTGCTCCACGTTCCATCGTTGCCGTTTGAGAGGCCCCCTGGATTGGTACTCGCCTCGGGAGTCTCCTGGAACCAGGAGGAAGTGCGCTGGAGCGTTGAGGGCAGGGGTTCAGCTGGAGTATCTCCTCAAGAGCAGACCGTGCTGCGCATGAAAGAGCCATTGTCTGGGACGGGCCGGCGCTCCAGTACTGGCTTCCAGAACATTCTTGCAGCAGCGCTTTGGTGTCTCTTACTCCTGCAG GCGGGGAGCGATGGAGAAAGCATCGGGAACTGCCCTTTCTCTCAGAGGCTCTTCATGATCCTGTGGCTCAAAGGAGTGGTGTTCAACGTCACCACGGTGGATCTCAAGAG GAAGCCCGCGGACCTCCAGAACCTGGCGCCGGGCACGCACCCTCCGTTCATCACTTTTAACGGCGAGGTCAAGACGGACGTCAACAAGATCGAAGAGTTCCTGGAGGATGTCCTCTGCCCACCCAA GTACATCAAGCTGGCTGCAAGACACCCAGAGTCCAACACGGCTGGGATGGACATCTTTGCCAAGTTTTCAGCCTTCATTAAGAACCCGAGACCAGACGCAAATGAAG CGCTCGAGCGTGGCCTTCTGAAGACGCTGCAGAAACTGGACGATTACCTTCGCTCCCCTCTGCCCGACGAGATCGACCACAACAGCATGGAGGACATCAAAGTCTCGCGCCGTAACTTCTTGGACGGGGACGAAATGACGCTGGCGGACTGCAACCTGCTGCCCAAGCTGCATATAGTCAAG GTGGTGGCCAAGAAGTACAGAGGCTTCGACATCCCCAAAGAGATGACGGCGGTGTGGAAGTACCTGAACAACGCCTACAGGCGGGAAGAGTTCACCAACACCTGCCCCAGCGACAAGGAGATCGAGATCGCCTACGAAGACGTGGCCAAGCGGCTGGTCAAATAA